In Deltaproteobacteria bacterium, a genomic segment contains:
- a CDS encoding 4Fe-4S binding protein, with the protein MPLGPSAAAGILTEPNAGWRVQRPIIDHSKCSKCLLCWVLCPEGVIDKENEKLEIDMNYCKGCGLCAHECPKDAITMVREGEADDQ; encoded by the coding sequence ATGCCTCTTGGGCCCAGCGCCGCGGCAGGTATATTAACTGAACCCAATGCCGGCTGGAGAGTGCAAAGGCCCATTATCGATCATTCAAAATGCAGTAAGTGTCTACTATGCTGGGTTTTATGTCCGGAGGGGGTGATCGATAAAGAAAATGAGAAGCTCGAAATCGATATGAATTATTGCAAAGGCTGTGGATTATGTGCTCATGAGTGCCCAAAAGATGCAATCACGATGGTTCGGGAGGGCGAAGCGGATGATCAATAA
- a CDS encoding 2-oxoacid:acceptor oxidoreductase family protein encodes MIEVRWHARGGQGGFTAARLLGLAASVFGNNYAQAFPSFGPERRGAPVLGFTRIDNKPIIDHSQVYTCDYVVVLDETLMETVEVTKGLKDGGKILINTKLSPDRFKFNGNFTVITIDATTIAMEELGSPIANTAMLGAFAAVNDFIDIDSILKAVDKGMPESLRPKNKKAIEHAYKVIRGEK; translated from the coding sequence TTGATTGAAGTGAGATGGCATGCCAGAGGCGGACAAGGGGGATTTACCGCAGCGAGATTGCTGGGACTTGCAGCTTCGGTATTTGGTAATAATTATGCTCAGGCTTTCCCGTCGTTTGGTCCTGAACGGAGAGGCGCCCCTGTACTTGGATTCACGAGGATTGATAACAAGCCCATTATTGACCACAGCCAGGTGTACACCTGTGACTATGTCGTGGTTCTTGATGAAACTCTTATGGAAACGGTGGAGGTTACCAAAGGGTTAAAGGACGGGGGTAAAATACTTATCAACACCAAGTTGAGCCCGGATCGTTTTAAATTTAATGGAAACTTCACTGTGATCACCATCGATGCGACAACAATCGCCATGGAAGAGTTAGGTTCTCCAATTGCGAATACTGCTATGCTGGGAGCATTTGCTGCAGTGAATGACTTTATCGATATCGATTCAATTTTAAAAGCGGTTGATAAGGGAATGCCTGAAAGCCTGCGCCCAAAAAATAAAAAAGCGATTGAGCATGCCTATAAGGTAATTCGGGGGGAGAAATAA